A genomic stretch from Edaphobacter aggregans includes:
- a CDS encoding APC family permease, with protein MLPSLQPMKETQQELPRVLNASHATSIVVGIIIGSGIFLVPREMMAAVGSSRMVYAVWIVGGLLSLFGSMTYAEIAAARPYYGGEYAFLREAYGDLTGFLYMWTWITVAKPASIATIAAGLARVLGTFAIFSFFAKPAFGSMLWSQIFAIAMTWLITILNILGTRKSGNVQLALTWLKVLLIVVIAAFCFSSSTHGSWQNFATEFTGARGGFAGFMIALIAALWAYDGWSDVTQMAGEIQRPQRSMPIALVGGIAIVGGLYMLTNAAIQYVLPAATIAAADRPAADAMRMIAGHWGAALVSIGMAVSICATFVGSSLSGARVPFAAARDGLFFKQLAHVHPRFRTPSTALILQAVLSSLLLLAIGKFQALFSLAIFAEWFFYALTASTVFVFRHRETNATRPYSVWGYPVLPALFILAAIVLLVFSFADQPRNSLIGTGVILLGIPLHYLLQRRRTA; from the coding sequence ATGCTACCCTCCCTGCAACCCATGAAAGAAACCCAGCAAGAGCTACCCCGCGTCCTCAACGCGTCGCACGCCACCTCCATCGTCGTCGGCATTATCATCGGCAGCGGCATCTTCCTGGTCCCGCGCGAGATGATGGCCGCCGTCGGCTCGTCGCGCATGGTCTACGCCGTCTGGATCGTCGGTGGCCTGCTCTCGCTCTTCGGCTCAATGACCTACGCCGAGATCGCAGCCGCCCGCCCCTACTACGGCGGTGAGTACGCCTTCCTCCGCGAAGCCTACGGCGACCTCACCGGCTTCCTCTACATGTGGACATGGATCACCGTCGCCAAACCCGCCTCCATCGCCACCATAGCCGCAGGCCTCGCCCGAGTCCTTGGAACCTTCGCCATCTTCAGCTTCTTCGCCAAGCCGGCCTTCGGCAGCATGCTCTGGAGCCAGATCTTCGCCATCGCGATGACGTGGCTCATCACCATCCTCAACATCCTCGGCACACGCAAGTCAGGCAACGTGCAGTTAGCCCTCACCTGGCTCAAGGTCCTGCTGATCGTAGTCATAGCAGCCTTCTGCTTCAGTTCGAGCACTCACGGCTCCTGGCAAAACTTCGCCACCGAGTTCACCGGAGCACGCGGAGGCTTCGCCGGCTTCATGATCGCCCTGATCGCCGCCCTCTGGGCCTACGACGGCTGGAGCGACGTCACCCAAATGGCCGGCGAAATCCAGCGGCCCCAGCGCAGCATGCCCATCGCCCTCGTCGGAGGCATCGCCATCGTAGGCGGCCTCTACATGCTCACCAACGCAGCCATCCAATACGTCCTGCCCGCCGCGACCATAGCCGCCGCCGACCGTCCCGCCGCCGACGCCATGCGCATGATCGCCGGCCACTGGGGAGCAGCCCTCGTCTCCATCGGCATGGCCGTCAGCATCTGCGCCACCTTCGTAGGCTCATCCCTCTCAGGCGCCCGAGTCCCCTTCGCCGCAGCCCGCGATGGCCTCTTCTTCAAGCAGCTCGCCCACGTACACCCGCGATTTCGCACCCCTTCAACCGCGCTGATCCTCCAGGCGGTGCTCAGCTCACTCCTGCTCCTAGCCATCGGCAAATTCCAGGCGCTCTTCTCCCTAGCCATCTTCGCCGAGTGGTTCTTCTACGCACTCACCGCCAGCACCGTCTTCGTCTTCCGCCACCGCGAGACCAACGCCACACGCCCCTACAGCGTCTGGGGATACCCCGTCCTGCCCGCGCTCTTCATCCTCGCCGCGATCGTCCTGCTCGTCTTCTCCTTCGCCGACCAGCCCCGCAACTCGCTCATCGGCACAGGAGTCATCCTGCTCGGAATCCCCCTCCACTATCTCCTGCAAAGAAGACGAACAGCCTAA
- the glgA gene encoding glycogen synthase GlgA: MHIVFAASECSPWAKTGGLADVVSGLPRALVKMGHKVSVFLPYYRQVAKAMPDAKVVLQSVTIPFPYYNRFVRILDGGVHWGVQNYFVDSPELFDRESFYGTPSGDYPDNAERFGLFSRAVIEATKIMGVPDVYHVHDWQAAMVAVLMRSTYYFDPVLRHVPAVLTIHNAGYQGWFPPRTIEMLLLPWDMFTFEKLEQDDKFNFLKGGIVYADALTTVSRKYAEEIQTAEYGNGLEGTLAKRSGDLFGILNGVDYEEWNPATDPNIAAHYSAEKLAGKKECRRDLLHAFGVENVSDETAVIGVVSRFATQKGFDFIVDIMDRLVQEDIILLMLGNGEEYYERLLVEMAERYPQKIRVQVKFDNVMAHKIEAGADMFLMPSRYEPGGLNQIYSLKYGTIPIVRATGGLDDTIDEQPNGGGNGFKFWGYDSGALLDAIQRALGVFRNKTEWTTMMKRAMAEDFSWDKPAQEYVRVYERVVHNRS; this comes from the coding sequence ATGCATATCGTATTTGCAGCATCTGAGTGTTCGCCATGGGCCAAGACCGGCGGTTTGGCTGATGTGGTCAGCGGGCTGCCGCGAGCCCTGGTAAAGATGGGCCACAAAGTCAGCGTTTTTTTGCCCTATTACCGGCAGGTAGCCAAGGCTATGCCGGATGCGAAGGTCGTGCTGCAGAGCGTGACGATTCCGTTCCCGTATTACAACCGGTTTGTGCGGATTCTGGATGGCGGTGTTCATTGGGGCGTCCAGAACTATTTTGTGGATAGCCCGGAGTTGTTCGATCGGGAGAGTTTTTATGGGACACCGTCGGGCGATTATCCAGACAACGCGGAACGCTTTGGGTTGTTCAGCCGGGCGGTGATTGAGGCGACGAAGATCATGGGCGTTCCGGACGTGTATCACGTGCACGACTGGCAGGCGGCGATGGTTGCTGTGCTGATGCGTTCTACGTACTACTTCGATCCCGTGCTGCGGCATGTTCCTGCTGTACTGACGATTCACAATGCAGGCTATCAGGGATGGTTTCCGCCGCGCACTATCGAGATGCTGCTGCTGCCGTGGGACATGTTCACTTTCGAGAAGCTAGAGCAAGATGACAAATTCAATTTCTTGAAGGGCGGAATTGTTTATGCAGATGCGCTTACGACGGTGAGCCGAAAGTACGCCGAAGAGATCCAGACGGCGGAGTATGGCAATGGACTTGAGGGTACTCTGGCGAAGCGCAGCGGCGATTTGTTCGGCATTCTCAATGGCGTTGACTATGAGGAGTGGAATCCTGCGACTGACCCTAACATTGCGGCGCACTACTCGGCTGAGAAACTTGCCGGGAAGAAGGAGTGCAGGCGCGATTTGCTGCATGCATTCGGCGTTGAAAACGTCAGCGATGAGACGGCAGTGATCGGCGTGGTTTCGCGGTTTGCTACTCAGAAGGGCTTCGACTTCATCGTTGACATCATGGACCGCCTGGTTCAGGAGGACATCATTCTGCTGATGCTGGGCAATGGCGAGGAGTACTACGAGCGGCTGCTGGTGGAGATGGCCGAACGCTATCCGCAGAAGATCCGGGTGCAGGTGAAATTCGACAATGTGATGGCGCACAAGATTGAAGCAGGAGCTGATATGTTCCTGATGCCTTCACGTTATGAGCCGGGAGGGTTGAACCAGATATACAGCCTGAAGTATGGGACCATCCCGATTGTGCGCGCTACCGGCGGGTTGGATGACACGATTGACGAGCAGCCTAACGGCGGTGGCAATGGGTTTAAGTTCTGGGGGTATGACTCGGGGGCGTTGCTGGATGCGATTCAACGTGCTCTGGGGGTCTTCCGGAACAAGACGGAGTGGACCACGATGATGAAGCGGGCGATGGCGGAGGATTTCTCGTGGGATAAGCCGGCGCAGGAGTATGTGCGGGTGTATGAACGGGTGGTTCACAATCGGAGCTAG
- a CDS encoding neutral zinc metallopeptidase: MDWTPGGLSEDVEDRRGSSGGGFGGGGIGIIGIVFLLILSLVTGRNYIGSYLSGGGAGPSRAAAPSPDEERSAQLVSWTLDDVQKVWTVVLPEQTGKEYRHAHLVLFRDYTQSGCGVAKSQSGPFYCPVDEKVYIDLSFWDELRRLGGSTADFAQAYVIAHELGHHVQNILGIEREVRWLSRQEPSQQNPLSVKLELQADCFAGIWAHSTAQHHLIDKADVAEGLKAAAAVGDDHIQKMSRAAVSPETFTHGTSAQRIEWFKRGLDEGKVSACDTFGAGGGSF, from the coding sequence ATGGACTGGACTCCTGGTGGTCTCAGTGAAGATGTAGAGGACCGGCGTGGGTCTTCTGGTGGCGGTTTTGGCGGTGGAGGAATTGGGATTATTGGGATTGTCTTCCTCCTGATCCTCAGTTTGGTTACGGGGCGGAACTACATTGGCAGTTACCTTTCAGGCGGCGGGGCGGGGCCGTCGCGGGCTGCGGCTCCGTCACCTGACGAGGAGAGGTCGGCGCAGCTTGTGTCGTGGACGCTGGATGACGTTCAGAAAGTGTGGACCGTTGTCCTGCCGGAGCAGACGGGGAAGGAGTATCGTCATGCGCATTTGGTGCTCTTTCGTGATTACACTCAGTCCGGTTGCGGAGTTGCGAAGTCGCAGAGCGGGCCGTTCTATTGCCCGGTGGATGAGAAGGTGTACATCGACCTGAGCTTCTGGGATGAGTTGAGACGGCTCGGCGGCAGCACGGCTGACTTTGCCCAGGCCTACGTGATTGCTCATGAACTTGGACATCATGTTCAGAACATTCTAGGGATTGAACGGGAGGTGAGGTGGTTGTCGAGGCAAGAGCCTTCGCAGCAGAATCCTCTGTCGGTCAAACTTGAATTGCAGGCCGATTGCTTTGCGGGTATCTGGGCCCATAGCACGGCTCAGCACCACCTGATCGATAAGGCGGATGTGGCCGAAGGGCTGAAGGCGGCGGCGGCCGTGGGCGACGATCACATTCAGAAGATGTCCCGGGCGGCGGTTAGTCCGGAGACGTTTACGCATGGCACGTCGGCTCAACGCATCGAGTGGTTCAAGCGCGGGCTCGATGAGGGGAAGGTTTCGGCTTGCGATACATTTGGTGCTGGGGGTGGGTCTTTTTAA
- a CDS encoding NUDIX domain-containing protein — MAKRSAGLIVYRRRGDGLEVFLVHPGGPFWAKKDLGAWSIPKGEYEEGEDGLDAARREFWEETGFAVDGDFLEVGTIKQPGGKVVAAWAVAGEFDAALLRSNVFEMEWPPRSGLIQEFPEVDRGGWFSIEEARGRILKGQVGLLEMLCSVLR, encoded by the coding sequence ATGGCGAAACGAAGTGCTGGGCTTATTGTGTATCGACGGCGGGGGGATGGCCTGGAGGTGTTTCTGGTGCATCCCGGTGGTCCTTTCTGGGCCAAGAAAGATCTAGGTGCCTGGTCGATACCGAAGGGTGAGTATGAGGAGGGGGAGGATGGGCTTGATGCGGCGAGGCGGGAGTTCTGGGAGGAGACAGGTTTTGCTGTGGACGGAGATTTTCTTGAGGTAGGAACGATCAAACAGCCTGGTGGGAAAGTGGTTGCGGCGTGGGCTGTTGCGGGTGAGTTTGACGCTGCGCTTTTGCGGAGCAATGTGTTTGAGATGGAGTGGCCTCCGCGGTCTGGACTGATACAGGAGTTTCCGGAGGTGGATCGGGGAGGGTGGTTTTCGATTGAAGAGGCTCGGGGGAGGATTTTGAAGGGGCAGGTGGGGTTGCTGGAGATGCTTTGTTCGGTTTTGCGATGA
- a CDS encoding ArnT family glycosyltransferase codes for MPATATTVVRPTDQTLSAALRLSLIFAAIKLALHIVANMWQAHIGYGYFRDELYYIICGRHLAWGYVDHGPLVALQARLGELIFGQSLAGIRMFSAIAGALRILLTGLLAWSLGGRRPAQALAMICVLVAPQYLGTDSYLSMNSFESVFWMRSLMLLILIQRGWNNRLWLIFGLLAGLGLLNKPSMTFFLIALLLALLCTPQRRLLFNRWAAAGIALMILIALPNLIWQIHNHWPTLEFLHNGEIENKNVKLAPLPFLAKQILNLQPATVLIWGAGLVWLLRNPQAKTWRWLGLTYLFFLAIMMALHAKDYYVAPIYPVLFAAGGIAWEQRFAKRQWVRQNRVFAFPVLEGVLLIVGAIILPLAIPILSPPTWIVYTKALHLNNTSDNTENQAVGPLPQFYADRFGWQEEVDEVTRIYNSLSPEDQAKVGIIGSNYGEASAINFLGRGLPTAISGHNNYWLWGPHGYTGEVMIVINGASPEEMRKFYDSVEIAGRMDHPYAMPYEHRNIYLVRHRHKNIIEDWLSLKHYI; via the coding sequence ATGCCTGCTACAGCCACAACAGTCGTTCGTCCCACTGACCAGACACTGTCGGCAGCGCTCCGATTGTCCCTGATCTTTGCCGCCATCAAGCTGGCGCTGCACATCGTTGCCAACATGTGGCAGGCGCACATTGGCTACGGCTATTTTCGCGACGAACTCTACTACATCATCTGCGGACGCCACCTCGCCTGGGGCTACGTCGATCACGGCCCCCTCGTTGCACTCCAGGCCAGATTGGGAGAACTGATCTTCGGCCAATCGCTTGCAGGAATCAGAATGTTCTCCGCCATCGCCGGAGCCCTGCGCATTCTTCTGACCGGTCTACTCGCATGGTCACTCGGCGGGCGCAGACCCGCGCAGGCATTGGCAATGATCTGCGTTCTGGTAGCCCCTCAATATCTAGGCACAGACAGCTACCTCTCCATGAACTCCTTCGAGTCTGTCTTCTGGATGCGCTCGCTCATGCTGCTTATCCTCATCCAACGCGGCTGGAACAACCGTCTATGGCTCATCTTCGGTCTCTTAGCTGGATTAGGCCTGCTCAACAAGCCGTCGATGACCTTCTTCCTCATCGCGCTTCTGTTAGCCCTTCTATGCACCCCACAGCGCCGCCTGCTCTTCAACCGATGGGCCGCAGCAGGAATCGCGCTCATGATCCTGATCGCCCTACCCAACCTGATCTGGCAGATTCACAACCATTGGCCCACCCTCGAGTTCCTCCACAACGGCGAGATCGAGAACAAGAACGTCAAGCTGGCGCCGCTGCCCTTCCTGGCCAAACAGATACTGAACCTCCAGCCCGCAACAGTGCTCATCTGGGGAGCCGGCCTCGTATGGCTTCTACGAAACCCGCAAGCCAAAACCTGGCGCTGGCTAGGCCTCACCTACCTCTTCTTTCTCGCTATCATGATGGCCCTCCACGCCAAGGACTACTACGTAGCCCCCATCTACCCAGTCCTCTTCGCAGCCGGCGGTATCGCATGGGAGCAGCGGTTCGCCAAACGCCAATGGGTTCGTCAAAACCGCGTCTTTGCCTTCCCCGTCCTCGAAGGCGTGCTCCTCATCGTCGGCGCCATCATCCTGCCTCTCGCGATCCCCATCCTCAGCCCGCCAACATGGATCGTCTACACTAAGGCCCTCCATCTCAACAACACCAGCGATAACACCGAAAACCAGGCCGTCGGCCCCCTCCCGCAGTTCTATGCCGACCGCTTCGGCTGGCAAGAGGAGGTCGACGAAGTCACCCGCATCTATAACTCGCTCTCCCCCGAAGACCAGGCCAAAGTCGGCATCATCGGCTCCAACTACGGCGAAGCCAGCGCAATCAACTTCCTCGGCCGCGGACTCCCCACGGCCATCAGCGGCCACAACAACTACTGGCTCTGGGGGCCCCACGGCTACACCGGCGAAGTCATGATCGTCATCAACGGCGCCTCCCCCGAAGAGATGCGCAAGTTCTACGACTCCGTCGAGATCGCCGGCCGCATGGACCACCCCTATGCCATGCCCTACGAGCACCGCAACATCTACCTCGTCCGCCACCGCCACAAAAACATCATCGAAGACTGGCTCAGCCTCAAGCACTACATTTAG
- a CDS encoding ribbon-helix-helix protein, CopG family, protein MATPAKSERANSRTVVLLRDSDRKKLEKLAAKEKVSSGEIIRRSLDTYKTLEARIRKEEEEKMMESTLVMLMDALEGANRSLANTCKRLDELHLQLNP, encoded by the coding sequence ATGGCTACCCCAGCAAAGTCCGAGCGCGCCAACAGCCGAACCGTAGTCCTCCTCCGTGACAGCGACCGAAAGAAACTCGAAAAGCTGGCCGCCAAAGAAAAAGTCTCCTCGGGCGAGATCATCCGCCGCTCCCTCGACACCTACAAGACCCTCGAAGCCCGCATCCGAAAAGAAGAAGAAGAGAAGATGATGGAATCAACCCTCGTCATGCTCATGGATGCGCTCGAAGGCGCAAACCGCTCGCTCGCCAACACCTGCAAGCGGCTGGATGAACTTCATCTTCAACTCAACCCATAG
- a CDS encoding CPBP family intramembrane glutamic endopeptidase translates to MSTPLTPPLSGDPRASSQPQADPNPALAIDPTKGQAIVIEAPPPSMAPGTGVPARIPHIGHAALFVSFAALVLLLSQGILLGIVHPGHAVSLATVSPKLVVASEAIAYIATLIISFFFFPLLWNRPFGTGLQWDFAAARRNAFKLIPIGLVLGFAVQAISSLIPVPKSVPMDDFFRTPSDVWLVTAFGTLLAPMFEEICFRGFLLPAFAIAYDWLSLPRNPAAHEHWKITTGLTTAALVFSGILSSIFFALLHAEQLAHAWAALFVLFCVSLVLTTVRIRTHSVACSTLVHACYNLSVFMTLFIATGGYRHLERMAR, encoded by the coding sequence ATGAGCACGCCCCTGACACCTCCGCTTTCCGGCGATCCAAGAGCCTCCTCCCAACCCCAGGCTGACCCCAACCCCGCACTCGCCATCGACCCCACCAAGGGCCAGGCCATCGTCATCGAAGCCCCTCCTCCATCCATGGCTCCCGGCACCGGAGTCCCCGCTCGCATCCCGCACATCGGCCACGCCGCGCTCTTCGTCTCCTTCGCCGCCCTTGTGCTCCTTCTCTCTCAGGGAATCCTTCTCGGCATCGTTCATCCAGGTCACGCCGTGAGCCTCGCCACCGTCTCGCCGAAGCTAGTCGTAGCATCCGAGGCCATCGCCTACATCGCCACCCTCATCATCTCTTTCTTCTTTTTCCCCCTCCTCTGGAACCGACCCTTCGGCACCGGCCTCCAATGGGACTTCGCCGCCGCCCGCCGTAACGCCTTCAAGCTCATCCCCATCGGTCTAGTCTTGGGCTTCGCCGTGCAGGCCATCTCTTCGCTCATCCCCGTCCCCAAGTCCGTCCCCATGGACGACTTCTTCCGCACCCCCTCCGACGTCTGGCTGGTCACCGCCTTCGGAACCCTCCTCGCACCCATGTTCGAGGAGATCTGTTTCCGCGGCTTCCTCCTTCCCGCCTTCGCCATCGCCTACGACTGGCTCTCGCTCCCCCGCAACCCCGCCGCGCACGAGCACTGGAAGATCACCACCGGCCTCACCACCGCCGCCCTCGTCTTCTCGGGCATCCTCTCAAGCATCTTCTTCGCTCTCCTCCACGCCGAGCAGCTAGCCCACGCCTGGGCCGCCCTCTTCGTCCTCTTCTGCGTCTCCCTCGTCCTCACCACGGTCCGAATCCGGACCCACTCCGTAGCCTGCTCCACTCTGGTACACGCCTGCTACAACCTCTCCGTCTTCATGACCCTGTTCATAGCCACCGGCGGCTACCGTCACCTCGAACGCATGGCCCGCTAA